Genomic DNA from Manihot esculenta cultivar AM560-2 chromosome 15, M.esculenta_v8, whole genome shotgun sequence:
tctaggtctaaacttttttcagttttacagaacctattgtaaaactctattttctggatctcagatcatcactatcaattaaatttttatctttaaaaaagaGAGAATAGCTGATTTTCTTCATAAAATTGCTAAAATACAATGGCTTAGCTAcaaataattttgatttgataCATATCATGAAGTCACAAACCATTTATTAAGCTCATCTCACTCAAAAGAATTGCCAAGTGTCACCATCATCACAACTCATAGAAACCCACatgaataataattaaatttttttataaaaaaaaaaaaaagaacaaccATTAAGCATCAACAGTGGGCCCTAGTCATCTCTGACATAAACTGAGCTTTTTATCTTGTGATGTATTATCCTTCTAAACCATGATCATATAGCTCAGTCTGCAATGTTGAATTGTAGGTACTCTGGATTTTGTATAAAATCCACCCTCACAAAAGGCCAAAAACCCACTCCAATTAACACTCTGTTTGGATTTTTAAAATaaccttttatattttaactcaattcaaatattaatatttaaaaattaaaaaaataaatataaaaaaaatactaacgGTGAGTATtgtaagaagaaaaaaatgtaaaagattCCTCCTCAGTCGGCTGAATTATTGGACCCACGTAGAAGAAGACAAGTAAGTAAGGAGTCATAGGTGACAAGTCACAGCTTAGGTGGAACCATGTCAGTCATCCAACAACAGGCTTTCTATTGGGTGGTGTACGATGGGTGAAGGCAGTTGGCAATCCACTAGCCACTGGGCATGGGAGCCCACTCCATTTGTGTCCAGCTTAGatagatttctttttaaaaacttCCATCAAATACGGTGGAGCTGCAACCTTTCCAGTGGCTGCATTAAGGATGTGAACCCTTTTTCTGATTTCAGcagccaccaccaccaccaccaccacctctgTGGAAACCCAAAAAGTCTGATTGGCATAGGAGCCCACTCCATTTGTGTCCAGCTTAGAtagatttcttttaaaaacctTCCATCAAAGACGGTGGAACTGCAACCTTTCCTGTGGCTGCATTAAGGATGTGAACCCTTTTTCTGATTTCAGcagccaccaccaccaccaccaccacctctgTGGAAACCCATAAAGTCTGATTGCCTCATAATTGATTATCAGACTACCTTTGTCTTATACACCATCAAaagaaattcaaaaaatttcattaattaacaCTTGCAAGTCTATTTCATCATTCACTTATATTGAATATTAGTATTGGAATTATTAAAATCTCCATACTCAGAATTTCAATGGTTATGagttattttgattatttgtcTTTTACTaatgttataattaatatttaagataatattttcttaattatttatatttactatATGCCCACGTACATAGATTATATATTAATCATGATTATAATAcgaaataattaataatcattTAGCATGCCTCGGTACTATTATATCATCCACCATAATGGTTCTGAAGATATagcaatattaaattatattattaaaataatataataaataattaaaaattttactatttaatatttaaatattaacattattaataattcagtttttttatttttaaaattttattaaaatatttttatttttatttttattttcatcaataaaataatttttagataaaatttttaaaactcaattttatgttcaaataaaattttttatttcatttttaaatattattattattaataaattaatttctatatttttaaaaatttattaaaatattttttttatccagAAAATAGTCATTCTTCCTTCTTTTGcctcattttcttctttctccttcacttttttaaagagaaagtagaaaaagaagaatttaagaataagaagaaaaagaaaaaaagagcagGAGAAGAAGAACCAAAAAAAGAGGATGAGAAGAacagaataatttaatattttattatatttttaatagtaaagatagatgaaataattattttatttatgaaaaaaatttaataaattttttaaaattaaaaaattgatttattaataataataatattcaaaaatGAATAGTAAATAtctctaaataatttaaatacaaataaatCTCATAATTTAATATAAGAAATTAAGAATAGGGATTCACAAGAaaataaactttttcattcaatttttttgttattttttcagAAATATACTTTTTGTGAAATTTTCAAAAGAGTTACTTTGTGGTGGCCTCCTTTTGACATAGTCAACGCTAATCCCTCCTAAAACGGCAACGCCTGCAGACTTTTCTTTTTGTCCTAAAGCGGCGACGTTTTGACTtgatatcattttttttaaaaaaaagcgtGCTGCGGTGCCGGTGATTGTGCTCTTCCCAGAAAGCGTCGAAGGGCAGAATCGGAAACATGAGAAAATAATAAACGCGGGAAAAAGAGCCGTTGATAACTAAACCTCGAAATTTTTGGCgccaaaaaaaagaaagaatactCTTTCACTCGGTTTTCGACTGCCCGTGAGAATCTCGGGCAGCCGCCCTCCCTCTCTGCTTTTTGGCCCaatcaaatatatataaatctctctttttcttcgtCTCTCAatctctttcttattattttcctTCAAATTCTCTCCTTTGCTTTCCCTCTTTCAAagctattttctttttatttctctCCCTCACAAAAATTAGCATCCAAAGACCCTTTTCTCTTATTCCCTCTACTCTGCTTGTTCTTGATTTTGTTCTGATTCTTGAATCAAATTCCATCTTTTCTTTCATTCTGGTTTGCTCTGTTACCTTTCCTGGGTTTGCTTCATTTTCACTGGAAAAATCtcttattttcttcctttttcaaTCAAAAGATGGGGTTTTCAAAGAAGACGCAAGTGGATTCCGGTTTAGATTCCGAAGGAAAAAAATGGGTAATCGCTGGAATCGCTATTAGGACTTCACTCAAGCCAATAAGCACAAAACCAAGAGGAAAAGACAGCGATGATGGCGATGAAGAGGAGTGTTCTACAACCCCAACTGCCAAAGAGGCAAGAATACCAGAAAGATTGCCGTGCCCGCCGGCACCGAGGAAGCGGCGGCCTTCTTCGAGGTGCAACTACAACGGCGTTAGGGAGTTCTTCACTCCTCCTGATTTGGAGTCAGTGTTCAAATGCTATGTTGAGAAGGCaaattgagagagagagacttCTACTTTGTTTGGCCAAAAGAAAGAAGTCGAGTTAGAACTTAGAGATTTGTAgtgtttttttctatttatctctcttcttttcttctccccTTTTACTATTTTTGTTCATTTTTCTCTCTATCTTTATGTTTGGTAGTGATTAGAAGCAGAAGTTGTACAaagatatgatttttttttctttatgaaATGACTAGTGTAGTTTTTGGGTTGAAGAGAAGTTTCTTGCTTGCTTTAGAAGATATTGCAAATGTGGTTGCTTCAAAGTTGAATTGGGAAGAATATGCATTATTTCTTGAACAAAATTCAAGATTTCATGAGATTATTCTTCTGGGCATTTCTGTTGTTACCAAACCAAGCTCAATTATCAGCTTAATTTTTGTGGGTTTTTAGTGTACTTACATCCAAAATTGGTTAAATGGGCAGTGACATGACAGAGTCAGAGAGCACCTTCAAATTTTGATGTTCTGTTTCTGCCTAATCATTCATCAACCCACTTTGGTCACTCAATAATTAGTTTTGCAGAGATATTTTAAACCATTAGATCATCACTTTCTCTTCTTCCTCAGGAAGAACAAATTCAGAAGCAGTCACACGTGTAGAGAATAGATTAGTTCACAGTTTTCATGGAAAAGCAAAGCAAATGgtgaagaaagaaaagtttttttgtTGAAGAAATTTTGTAAAAGTAAAATCTTTTTCATGGCTGGAGATGCTGCACGGATGCTTCTCCATTTGTTGACTAGGATCCACTCTTAGCCTCAAGTACTTGGTTTTTTTTTATGCTCTCTGCCAATCTCTTCTTTAATCTTCGTCTTTGCCCCACTTTGATGACCCACCCACCCTCTCATACCTCGCCACAAAAACTAGAATCAAAGTGATGTTCTTGCTGTGCTTCTCTGATTATAAGATGACAAATCCATAAATTATGTGATAGGCTAGAATCCTATGTGGGGTTTTCTAGTCTTGTTTGGTTTTGCTTTCAACCCACTTGATGATAAAGACAGTTAAAGCTATATTTGGTGAAAAACAATGGTCCTTAATGCAATTAGATATCTGTTAATAATGTGTTTTAAAtggtattttaaggttttttttttcaataataaggTATTTTCATGTCCTTTTTAccctttaaaaaatattaatttttagtaatttatagTAGTCACTCTCGATAATATtgttttaaatatcaaaattcaatttataaaaaataaaaaataaatatttaatttttttaatatttttaatctaaaatagATTATtcatgatattattattattaaaaaaaaaaaaaaagaagaagagagaagcagAGGGAGTGTCTCTAGGGATTAGGAGTACTTTAAGAAAGCAGATAGTAAATTATGGGACTTACAGTTTTCACTATTAATAATCATTCATGAGAtaagttttgtttttttttttttaaaaaaaaaaaaagaaaatcattgCTTATGGATAATTTTGACTTTTGTCTGTTGTGTAATGTCACCAGCAGGGGAGCAAGACATTATTTTCTGAAATTAATTTCatctataataatttttatatttttttattaagataAGCTCTGTAGGGAGTCATATTCTATtgggatttattttatttttaggtcAATAATTATTGGTGTATTTAATTTATTCCTTAATTATCCATATTTTTGAACTAAGTGCTTCAGAGCCTATGATCCAGGAAAATCTGGACTGTCAGTGCATTGAATGTCTCAATCTCCCATTATTGccattgatttgatttttaatgagaaaatcattgttttgttggttttggtttaatgaaattaatcatttgatttttttaattaaaattatatttattcattttattttttatatttattaaaaaaataattaatttttaattaattttattttaaaaatattaaattttattttttaaaaataatacgtGAAAGAAGTACAATGCCTCcgtctataattttaaaataagtattCGAActctataattttatattataattattttattaatagattttaaaaatcataattataattatatagtaacttaaacttcaaaataaccatttattgtttatgtttgataatatttcttttaaaattttttaaaaaatttataataaaatgaaagtattttatttatattaatataattaaattaaattttaaaaagtaatttcataaaaataatatatttaaattaaataaatttaaattaataaattttttaaaatattaaaaatattttaatatattttttaaaattataaaattaaccgataaattttctaattaataGTTATTAATTATGTAGCCTACAGATAgaaaacaacctattatatacgTAATTGCTGATGCATTAAGCCTCGGTCTTTGCAAATTGCTGTAAACAAAGCAAAGCATTATTGTTGTGTATACCATGTGATTACACATAAAACAAATATTAATCATTATAAAACCATATATTATCCCACAGAttatcttattattttaatccaatactgattttatttattttaatttttaaatattaaaaaatttaaaatatttttaatagaataaattaattaatttatattatataaattaaatagtaaaatatttactattttaaattaataaataatttattaatatatttttaatactttaaaaatgttaaatatattttttaaaattaaaaaaattaattaattaacgaaTTCACTCTCAGTCCCATGCCATCATCCTTATGATGCCCTAGAAAATGGGGCGTAGACTGCTAGGAGAAAGTGTCTTACCATTAATGAAATCAACGACCCGTGCGTTATATCACTCCACCTGAGTTTTCTTGAGCCCTTTAGACCGTGCCAATTGCACACGGCCTTCAGCTTTTGCATTCCATTCAGTTCCCGTATTGATCTGCATTTATTATTCCTCTGtactaactttttttttttaaaatgagaatTGAAGAtaactttatttattaattatttaaaaaatttagtaaacagtaaaaaaaattcatattttgaTATTAAAACCTTAATTGTAAGTATAACCCAGCTGTAAGTTTATAGACTACAGCAATTCtacattataattaattaaattaaaagaaaataatgatttaaattaataaatgatttaaaaaataaaataaaaatgatcagAAACAAGAAGTCTTGATCAGCAAAAATATCAAAAGAAAATCTTGACTTACACAAATAGATTACACACATAACAAAGCAAAAATAATGGGTACTTGGGGAAGTGATAATAAATTGGGAGGATTgaattttggttattaatgGAGAAAAAAATAACCAAAGTTAAAAAAAGAGAATCCAATGCATGAAATAAAGGAAACAGGATAGACTTAGACATGCACACATGGGCCTTCAAAGGAATCCAAAGTGAGATAAAAAGAAGATTCTATTTCTATTAcccatttaatattattttttttcccaagaaaaaaaaaaaatcatcttttCTCTCAAACCAAACACTCCCGTCAATCATCCACTTTGCTTAGTCCAATTGACTTTGCccttgtttttttgttttcaatttttttccacGCGGTTTTAGCCCTCCTTGGGGTCAGCCCGGGCTGCCCGAAGTTTCTTCGGCGAGAAACTAGCCCTAACCCTAACCTTTTCCTTTCAAAATTTCCGTGTTGGATGATTTTCCCGCCAAGAATTCAGGGTTAGCCCGCGGAATGCGGAGTGTGAGGGTTGGGTGCTAAATGACTAAATTGCCCATGGGTTTTTTTGGACATTGAAGTTCTGTTGGAGTCCAAAATGGGAATGAAGAAATTGTTTGTGGGGGCCACCGGCACGGCACCAAGCCATAATGAGGTGAAGTCTTCATCTCAAAGAAAGAAAGATGAAGGTTTCAGCCGTTTGGGTCTATTtccttttttaatatatgatacTTTATAAATTGGTTAACTTCATAGTTGcttcttgaatttttttatattattttttttataaaattaattgaatttttttttttgaaaaaatctattatataaaaaaatttaaatcatgaTAAGAATtctcaattatatttattttttaatttttatataaaataaccgAACCTTTGAAGTGATTTacaattatattcaaattttaatttatttttttattaaaaagaaatttatccacttaatataataaatataatatatacatatatttatttattaattattcaaatcatttcaattcgattaatttatctattattttaatttaatttttattctctGATACATTCAGTTTTGAGTTTACACTTTCATATTTCTTATTtaatacaagaaaaaaaaagattaattaagtTTACAAGtgaatttgttttttattttagtaattataatttaatcatataaatatattttcagaaataatctttgaataatttatttttgttggaGCAGAACCAAACTTAATGAAAAAAGGTTTAAAGGTCGCTTAAACTATGCATTTGTGGCATTGTGGGACAAGAAAAAAAAGCATTTAAttagtatattaaaatttaattattttttttaatttttcaattttaaaaaatatattaaaatatttataacaatttaaaaaatttattaattaatttatctgttagttaaatattttactatttaaaattaattgaattaaaattttaaaatacattaaattcaaaataagggtaaataattactttttaaacaAAGTCGAAAACAGAtcataaatttagatatttcataaaaaaaaaacaaaataaataaataaatatagacaCCATTTACACGTGTGCGTAACTATTAAGAGATGATGCATATGGAATTGGGTTTCGCTCATCGCCAGCTCGTAGCAGCCAGAAGTCAATGGCCTTGATAGTCAATCGATTAAAGCATGAAGCAAACCCTAAAGTTTATGATTAACTTACATTATCTTGATAttctatagattttttttttaaagtgaaaaaatggctttgtttttttttttgaatttcctGCTGGAATTAAATCAGATTCaattaattcatataattttatctaaaataaaatattcatatattatttaatatttttataattttaaaggttaatttaatattactggacataattttttcaaactaataatataaaaagaaaaaattggaTAATAGGCCAATTTTGATATTAGGTTAAATATGTGTTCTCTGAAACCCGGAGCCCGGGCCTCAATAGTTGGGCTGTTATTCTCTACAATCTGAAACATTATTGTTTTATCAACTCAAGCCCAAGTTTCACACACCTCATCCACCGCCTATGTGAAAATAAGAGGGCAATTAGATAAATGACAtttgttttatgaaaaatatattttatatgtttaaaataataaaaatattttattaattaaataaaaatgagcttttttttttaaatttatcttcaaaaaatttattctctatatataaatttataaatataaattaaaattaaataaaaaaaattattttgttgaaattttttttcatatcatgaaaaatattattttttaaatacaatttatatTCTTCAAACAATTAAGGTTctgtttatttttatgaaaaatcatttttcatatttatttacaattttatttttaatatgtttcatattaaactatatttttttacttttgattttatttttaaatatttcaaatatttttcatatctttTTGATGTTtggagaaatattttttttatatattttttacatttattttttaatattttgtaaaaaaaatttctttagacaaaaactttatttttttttcaaagtacaaaattatttatgaaattaatattttgtaaaaaattggTTTTTCACATTAAGACAAAAACCTGAAGCATTAACAGAGAAAATAAAGAGATGCtgattcaataataaaatagaaaccaaaacataaaatcatttcACTGTTGGATGCATAAGCAGCAACTCTATGGAATTTGATTCAAGGTATTGCCAGTAGTTGCCATGTCTATTCATCTGAAACTGTAAACTTCCATTTCATTATCCACACACAACATAACAATTCAATCTTAAAATCATCATTTTATTAAACATTCAACATCCACAGAAGAAGAATttgtctgattttttttttttttaatccatgAAATTAAGAAGCAATCTCAATGAATTTATGTGATGCCCATTTCCTTGCAACATCAGAAATCTTGTTTTCTTCAACCTGGATTTGTCTCAGTTGTGGGGAATTCAGAACAAATGATTCAACAGCCTCAGCTTCAATCCCACAACAATGGACAATATCAACATTTTGTAATCTCTTGCAGCTCTTGAACATAGACAGGATTGATAAACTGGTGAGTCTCTTGCATCCTCTTAACCTTAATTCTATCAAATTATTGCAAGAAACCAGCATTGAAATGAACTCTTTATCAAGCAAAGATTCATTGTGAGACAAGTCTAGTTTCCTCAGTTGCTTCAAATGCTGTCCTAATGTGGCAAGCAATCCTGATTCTCTTCCAACAACATCACAATTTATCAGTGCCAATTCATTGAGCTCTGAACTCCTGGCAATCCCAAGAGCCTTTAGCCCTTCACCAGTAACTAAACAACAACTCTGAAGCCTTAGAGTTGAAAGACACCTGAAATTCGCTGCAATTGCTGAGAGATGATTATTGTTTAAGTCTAGAGGTAACCGAAGATCAAGTTTCTGCAGATGATTACACCTGCAATTGTTAATAAAATGAAGCAAACCTTCTCTGCTGCCACCATCATAAACCAGAAGAGAATTCAAAGAATCACAATACACTGCCAATCTTAAGAGAACGCCATTAGCAATACTCCTACAAGTCCTTAGCTCAAGTTCTTGGAGATCCTTCAAGCACCTGATAAATGAGAAGAAGGACCCTCCATCGCCAATGCCTTCGCAGCTCTTCAGCTGCAATTTCTTCAGCTTCTTGCAGCTTCTCCATAGCCAACCAAAACCAGAATCATCTCTTTTAATCCCTGATAAATACAGACTctccaaacccaattcaccaTCAATTTCTTGATTTACATACAAATCAGATTCCCTGTTGAGATAAAATTCATTCCCAATTCCATCACTATCTGATACATATACAGATAACTcctttaaattagaaaaattagcAACCCAATTGAGGAAGAGAGGCCTAGACAGAAAAATCGTGAGAGAAGTGAGAAGGGCACATGTGTTAGAGAGAGAAAAGAGGGAAGAAATAGACACAGGACCAGCCAAGAATCTGAGATGCTTAAGCTTGGAGCAAAAATTGGAGACTATGAAGAGAAGATTGTCATTGAAAGCTGTGGTGATGGAAGTGGGAGTTGTTGAGGTGGGCTCAGAGGAgaagaggagagagagagaagaaagaa
This window encodes:
- the LOC110600804 gene encoding cyclin-dependent protein kinase inhibitor SMR6, whose translation is MGFSKKTQVDSGLDSEGKKWVIAGIAIRTSLKPISTKPRGKDSDDGDEEECSTTPTAKEARIPERLPCPPAPRKRRPSSRCNYNGVREFFTPPDLESVFKCYVEKAN
- the LOC110600805 gene encoding uncharacterized protein LOC110600805, giving the protein MDNMLCDELLQEIFSKLASKSSPLPPSSTALSVSLVSKRWLRLYRTSKTSLSLRLTPENSTIQSLPSLLSHYPFLSSLSLLFSSEPTSTTPTSITTAFNDNLLFIVSNFCSKLKHLRFLAGPVSISSLFSLSNTCALLTSLTIFLSRPLFLNWVANFSNLKELSVYVSDSDGIGNEFYLNRESDLYVNQEIDGELGLESLYLSGIKRDDSGFGWLWRSCKKLKKLQLKSCEGIGDGGSFFSFIRCLKDLQELELRTCRSIANGVLLRLAVYCDSLNSLLVYDGGSREGLLHFINNCRCNHLQKLDLRLPLDLNNNHLSAIAANFRCLSTLRLQSCCLVTGEGLKALGIARSSELNELALINCDVVGRESGLLATLGQHLKQLRKLDLSHNESLLDKEFISMLVSCNNLIELRLRGCKRLTSLSILSMFKSCKRLQNVDIVHCCGIEAEAVESFVLNSPQLRQIQVEENKISDVARKWASHKFIEIAS